The Trypanosoma brucei brucei TREU927 chromosome 4, complete sequence genomic sequence ACCTCTCCTTGTTCAGGGACTGGGTCATTGGCTGTGAAGcactccttctcctcttcctcttcaaaagGACCGTACCGCATTTCATCCGCGGTAATGATAGATTGCATGTAGATGGTGTCAAGCAGCGTTTTGGGTGTCACATACTCCATGCGTGGGAGGACGGCTTGAGCAAACCGTGCAGCAGCGTACcccagcaacggcagcggcttCCATGCTGATGAGTCTGGCAATGCGGTATGAAATTCTCTTACGATCTCTGATGACGTATTGGCGTCTGCCCAGTGAGGTAAACTTGTCGCGAACTGCACACGCTCAGCGTTCGGGTTACCATTGAATGCGCTGACCAGCTCATCATACATCAGGGCAACGTCGAAGAATGGGATGAGCACACGCACATCTGGGTTGCGATCCAGGTGCGCTGCGAGCAAGGAAGGGTCACCGGGGGCAAGACCAATAACAAACGCATTCCCACGGTTTGGCAGGCGCCCAACAAGGGTGGCATTGTCATCCAGCACAGCTACCGTTTGCAGTGTTCCGCCGTGCATCCAAACAATCTTCCGCAGTGCGACCTCAATGATGGTGGCATCAGCTCCACGTACGATGGCAGACATAGGGGCGCTGGCACTTGTGTTTGTCACGTaacccacaacaacaaacaactgcTGCTCGAGTGTGGGTGAAAGTTGAATCACGTTTTTGCCACGATGATGCAGGCGTGGTGTAAGCATTACGGGGTCAACGAAGGCAACTTCGGCAATGGACAGCATCGCATCATCAACGACACCAAACACAGCCGTCACACTCCTTGTGTCAAGCTGATGCTGCAATGTTCTGGCACTTTCCGCTGAGGATGATGCCAttgaatgaaagaaaagtcGGTGAAATTGTGTCATATCGGCGTTGCGATTGGTAGCTGATGCTGATTTATGAATTTCGcgattgatttttttttttcgatgaGATTCATTGCTGAGGATAAATAATCCGTTAAGTGGTGCATAAAGGATGATGCCATCGGCATCGCACATTCCATGTTGTATTACTTTCACCGGGTTCTTTGCTGGTAGAAGTTTGTAATTTTCTGCAAACTGCTTTACGTATACCACACTTCCTCCCTGATTACAGTTGCATGCTGCTCCTCGCTCACCGGCCCCACCTTTGCAGTCTCCACCAAAAtcaccaatcacaaggtCGTCAATAACATAACGGCGCTGGTTATACAGTGACTCCATGAATGCCTTCCTGCTTGTTAGCCACTCCCGACTACTTAGCGCCTGGGACAGCACTTCTCCCGCAATCCACCCATACACCATAAGCTCCCCATCCACGTCGTCGTGGTGGAAGTTATCCGTGCCATTGAAAACAGTCACTCCAGGATTAGCGCTCAGGTACGACCTCATGTGATCCTGAAAGCGCCTGATTGCTTGGTATCGTATGTCTGCTGCTAGTGGATTTGTTCCAGTCAATATTACCTGTCCCGGCTTCAATTGTTTACCAGCCGCCGCTAGTGCAAAGCGCCACGTCACTTCAACTACGAACTCTAGTGCCGAGGGAGCCAGTACGTAAGCGTCGCGTGTACGTTTGTCAGCTACCATCTTGGTAATAAATTTAACAGTGTCTCTTGCTGCTGGTGGTGCAAATAAAATTACGCCCTGAGGCCGCGTCTTCGCAAACGCTTCCCACGCCGCTTCGAAGGCTCTGTCGTCAGCAAAAGCTTCCATTGAGCTTTTTACAGTAAACACACCGCACAGCTCACGACCCATATGAGAGAACAGCTCTACTGCATGTTCATGCTCTCTGTCACCAAACGAAATGTCCTGAAGATACATAAATCCAATCCGAAGCAGGCGCAGTTGGCTGACAGCATACCGGACCAATGCAATAAGCTCGGCAGTGGGTGAAGCGCGGATAAAATATATGTTGGGATTCCATCCACGTACAGAGTCGGAACCGGTTATAGGAGCGAAGGCAACCAGATCTTCCCGCTCCAGCAATGGAAGTGCGTGTAATGTTTCAACATCGCCCATTGGCCcgataattataataaacTTACCTTTATTTTGGTTTATGGTATCATGCAGTGTTTCCATAAATGAAACGTTGTTAGGGGGAGGCGGCACAACCTGCACCGTTACATTGGGTGCCACAGTCCACTGGCGAGCGGCAAATGACGCATTGAGGCCGGCATTTATTGCTTCAGTTAGCCTCAGAGGCAACCTTTGTagggagagaaaagagtAAACCTTCACCTTTATGTTTCCCTCTGAGTGCGCTGGAAGAACATTTGAGAACAGTAACAGTGCCATAACGGTGGAAAGGCGACAGTGCCACACAGCGGAGCCCGCGGATTTGCTCGCAGCAGGCGTGTGAGGACCATCAGTTtcactgtggtaaatcattGAATACGTGAAGGAAGCAATGAATGGCTTGCTTTAGGTGAGTGGCCGTATGTGTACGCGTGCTTGTTGTCTACAAAAGTTGTGTGGGAGGTGGGTGCAGTGCAAAGAAATTTGGTGGGATAAAATAAGTGTTAATGTTAGATATGATAGTGCTGCACCGGTATTAAGTCACATAgttgtatcttttttctgttttcatcTGGATGACGTTTCCTTCACCGAGCCGCTGCATGTCATTACTTCCATTGGTATTCgcattttttatatttgagAACGATTCAAATCttatttatgttttcttttgtgaattttAGTTGCAATCTTACTTTTCACCTCGttttgttgccgttgttttcGTGCTTTTCTACATTCTTTTGCCCATGTGAAAGGGAACATGGGCGTCCGTGTGCGTGAAAAGCTGCGGATCCCGCTGCTCTTAGCGAATAACGTCAGCGTTGAATTCCACCTGATACAGATAATTTATAAACGGGTACTCGAAATGTCAACATGCTGCTGAGCAGAGCCCAATGCTCTGAAGGGcgagaggggaaataaggaGTTGCTGATGGTATCTTTGTTCGACTGCTGCCTTTTGGTGGCGGCGCATGGAAGACGACACATATATTTGCCCGTTCATGCACGTAAGGTCGTAGCCCGTGTCGTGTGGCGGGGGACTCTTACTCCCATTTGCCCTGCTGCACTTGTCTTAACTCCGCTCCATGTTTCTCACCATTCCTTTTTCCGGTGTATCAGAAGTATGAACCATCTTcacgtgaaaaaaaaataatcagGGACACCGTTTATGATGCTGCGCTGTTAGTCACGTGAGTTTTCGTACGCAGCTCGCCTGCGAACCGtttggggaaaaggaagtcaCTTGCAGAAGCATGACCTGGTCTCAAAATAGTGTGTATCGCTCTGTATGGCGGCGTGGAAACACAGATATCGGTTCTGATTGACATATTTTGTACCTTTCCTGCGGCTAGCCTACCTACTACACGGGTTCcccgctttctttttctctaacTCCTCGTACCGTTGCTGCTAGAGGCGTCTAAAAATACAGAGGGAAACAATTTCCCTTtatactttccttttccttctttgccaGTGTATCACTACTGCACCGTATCAGCAGTAAGATTCCTTCCTTACCTAGAACCAACCCGGGAAACTGCGGCGGCAGGTGCTCCACCTTCGAACTGAGTTGGTCTTCGGACTGATGCTACTGGgccatttctcctctttctttcgttAAAGCCCTAACTAAAAAGTGTAGGAGTGGAGGGGGTTTGAAATTTTGTGTAGGGTTAACAGAGGGCCTCAGTTAAACTCTCAACGACTTATCATCGTCCTCCGTTCTCAGCATCAC encodes the following:
- a CDS encoding receptor-type adenylate cyclase GRESAG 4, putative → MIYHSETDGPHTPAASKSAGSAVWHCRLSTVMALLLFSNVLPAHSEGNIKVKVYSFLSLQRLPLRLTEAINAGLNASFAARQWTVAPNVTVQVVPPPPNNVSFMETLHDTINQNKGKFIIIIGPMGDVETLHALPLLEREDLVAFAPITGSDSVRGWNPNIYFIRASPTAELIALVRYAVSQLRLLRIGFMYLQDISFGDREHEHAVELFSHMGRELCGVFTVKSSMEAFADDRAFEAAWEAFAKTRPQGVILFAPPAARDTVKFITKMVADKRTRDAYVLAPSALEFVVEVTWRFALAAAGKQLKPGQVILTGTNPLAADIRYQAIRRFQDHMRSYLSANPGVTVFNGTDNFHHDDVDGELMVYGWIAGEVLSQALSSREWLTSRKAFMESLYNQRRYVIDDLVIGDFGGDCKGGAGERGAACNCNQGGSVVYVKQFAENYKLLPAKNPVKVIQHGMCDADGIILYAPLNGLFILSNESHRKKKINREIHKSASATNRNADMTQFHRLFFHSMASSSAESARTLQHQLDTRSVTAVFGVVDDAMLSIAEVAFVDPVMLTPRLHHRGKNVIQLSPTLEQQLFVVVGYVTNTSASAPMSAIVRGADATIIEVALRKIVWMHGGTLQTVAVLDDNATLVGRLPNRGNAFVIGLAPGDPSLLAAHLDRNPDVRVLIPFFDVALMYDELVSAFNGNPNAERVQFATSLPHWADANTSSEIVREFHTALPDSSAWKPLPLLGYAAARFAQAVLPRMEYVTPKTLLDTIYMQSIITADEMRYGPFEEEEEKECFTANDPVPEQGEVCVVNYGATRISMWSLARALNASVPPLTSPVTPLIRYADPNAIKLSSAQLAGVIVGSLVALALFAAPLVVVLYVLRRGARDNDSAPKEPVEPVTLIFTDIESSTAQWAAHPELMPDAVSTHHRLIRSLIVQYGCYEVKTVGDSFMIACKKPFAAAQLASDLQRCFLRHEWGTTAFDDSYREFERQRADDDNEYKAPSARLDPEVYRQLWNGLRVRVGVHTGLCDIRHDEVTKGYDYYGRTSNMAARTESVANGGQVLLTRAAYLSLSNSERGQLDVTALGSMSLRGVPEPVEMYQLNAVVGRSFAALRLDHEAGEDGDLSSTSFSDTGSLRGSINASAQKFSISIKAVFGAFAPAHQQQLLMPLCERWQVSLPPSSKATWNEEYCEGVIRRIAVKVGRVADHCAASGSEHSVSTLGSASLIIISNHGLERELHGN